Genomic window (Nymphaea colorata isolate Beijing-Zhang1983 chromosome 1, ASM883128v2, whole genome shotgun sequence):
GATTATGTAGATCGAACTGAATAGGTTAGGGGGAAGACCCGGAAAGCCACGGAGAAATTGGGAGAGAAGACAACTTCGGCCAGGGTAATAATAGTTAAGCTTACTCacctattttcttttaattcccattttgaaaatttcgtGGTAGTTGTTTCGTTTTATTCTCGAGCAGATAATGCATGGAAATGTCGAGATAATTTCAAATTCTGGCGacgtttttttcaaatttgcatGTTGATATTGTACGACAGTATCCCCATGTTTTCAATAAATTGCCTTCCCAAGTTAACTgtaggtagggctgcacatgagccgagttgagcccagcttggccagctcgagctcaactcgactacacaaaatcgagctcgaatttgactcgtttaacttgtgaaaatttgtttttatcctaaaagttaaaaccagtgaaccggttttggcaatattatatagagtattggtttgcgagtcgagtcgagtcgagttcctgaaactcgaactcaacttgtttatcgTTTTGAGTATCTTTATAAGCTTGTCGTTTATAAGCTAGTCAAGTACGAACCAAGTCTTTCCGAGCGAGTTTGAGCTGAGCCCAAATTGAATCTGCTCTTTGTGCAGCCCTGGCTGTAGGTCAGCAGGTTTTGCTGACCAGTGTCTTTGTATTTTGCAATTAGaagcagagccaaaaaaatttctgactaaaattttaaatatttaagtAACACCGATATGTAaatgaaatatcaatatgaaattAAGCATTTTTAGCCAGTATGGGCAATTGCTCACAaagtgcccacaccagcctcagtCAGCCCCTGTGTGCAACCTTTccggggttttttttttttaatgcatttgtTTTCCAACGATCAGTCACTTTTATCTAAACAACTTCGGAAATTCATATTGCAAGAAAAGTAAATGGTAGTGGACCTACACAATGAGGTTGTACATTTATCCAGATATTAGATTTCCAGTTAATTATTAGGTTGATGGAGCGATATCGCTAGATTTGGCTAACAATGCAATATGTTTCAGAGTATCGCTTTCAGCCATACCTTTGCAAGttctcattattattttttttttcaagaaaacttTCTGGCATTCCTTCAAGTGTATCGCCTCTATATATGTTAGCTTTTCTACTAAACATGagattgagattggttttgCAAGATAAAACGTTATAAGTACCCGTGGGGCAGGCTTTGTGTTATGAGGCAGGGGAAGTTACGGGCACCTGTACACAGTAAAGGAGGGAAGCACATTTTggttaatttattaaaaagaaatgtcttccataattttttttactttttaacattttcaattttgtctttataaaaagttttcatTTACGTCGCGGTTCAAAGAACAAAATCTTGTGAAGGTTTGTATATAAGATATGATCATTGCAAGTCCAATTTGAAGGCcatcaaaaacaagaaaaatttaaattttcagttttgtaAAAGTTTATATAAACTTAGATAAGATATGGTTATTGcaagttgaatttgaatgtaaTCAAAATCAAGAGATAACTATATATAAGAGCCGAAGAAAATGAAGCTCGATGGTGTTGTGTTTAGCTTTTTTTTCCCAATAGCAGAGAATAACTTTTGACACAGGCAAAGACTTGGTTGTGATAATTGCTAGCTTATGAAGTGAATTAAGCCTCTTAAATCCATCATTACTTTTTGAACTGTGAAACTTGTTTTTGAGTGATGTCCTTAATTTGTACCGATATGTCACTAGAAAGAAAGTAATTTCAGGACATAAGGGAGATCAAGTTGCATGCACAGGGTGTGCATGCATGTGacaaatatttatatacactaaagaaaaaagaagaaaagttggatattaaaaaaaaaattataaagaaatttatattttatacttttaacattttcacaagctcttttttgtctatttaaaagtctttatttttttttctttactagAAATAAtttggtcattacacactcCTGTGCACAGAGAAATACACCTAACTAGTTTCAGACATAGGTGAGGATGATTACACAAGTACAGAAGCGTTCCAAAACTAAAAGGGTTTATTGTCTTCTTAGAACGCATGTTATTATCAAGAACGCcaagtttttgtttcaaaaaatatggTGTAATGACGCATGTTGTCTTTGGATCCAATAATGAGACGTTAACGGACATAATAACACTATGTTTATTAAAACAAGAACATAACGTCCGTAGGATACATGTATCGAGAAAGTAGTATTCTTGGTGCCATGTATGTCTTTCAACGACTGCCTTATTGCACAGAACCATGCACACAACTGTTACGTATATATGGCAGAACAAGGCCCCTTGTTTGACATATTGTTATTCAAACCAAGAAGGACACCCACACCTTCCTCACATGATCTTCACTTTCAAGAGAAATCGATGGGGTAGACAGGAACCATGTTGGGATAGAAGAGGCCAAAGTGGTTCTCAGTGCCCTGTGGAGTCTTCTGGTTCTCATTGAACAGTGCAAAGATGTACGTCTCGATGGGCGTCCCTGGCCTCTTGGGCGTCCCTTGTGCCACATGCCTCACCAGGTTCTGGTTGTAGGTACGGGCGTTCTCGATGGTCGAGAAGCCATCGTTCTCCCCACCGGACGGCCAGCCGCTTTCCGAAACCACGATGCGGACTTGGCCGGCACCATACCTTTCCAAGGCGGAGTAGACGGAGTCGACCATGGCGTCGAACAGGTTCCTGTACCTCAGTTGCCCGTCGTACACCACGTCAGAGTTGGCGGTGAAGAGGGCGTAGGGAAGGTTCTGCCGCATGCCCTTGTAGGTGAAGTAGGGATAGACGTTCAGCATCAGGGGCGCGCCGGTGTCGACGAGAAACTTGACGACGGGACGCATGAAGGGAGCGGCTCTGTCGGAGAAAGAACCGGCGGATGGAGGGTAGGATGTGCCCATCACCGCCATGTGAACGGCGGTGGTCACCATGATCTTGCCTTGCAAACCCGCCGAGGATATCGCGTCGTACACGTGACCCATGGCCGGACCGACGTATTGGGCATGCACTTCAGCAGTGGTGCCGAAGACTTCGTTGCCGACGGTGATGTACCGGAAGTCAACCTCCGGCAGGTAGGCCAGGATGTGCCGCTGGACCCAGTCTTTGGCGAAGTCCAGATCCTCAGCGAGCCTTTTCAGGTCATCGTTACTCACACCCACGTTAACTTGGATTCCTGTATTCCTCAGAGCATTGAGGACGCCGGCGTCCGGATCATACAGCCTCACCTTTCTAATACCCTTGGACCGGATGAGTTGGATAGCCTCTGGTGGGGATGGCAGATTGTTGCCGAGCAGCCCGTAGCAAACTCCAACATGTTCATTCCCTACAGCCCGTAAAGACTCCTTTTAAAGCCATTCAATGTCAGAAAGGGGAAAGCTAATTGATTGACCTGCGGCTCAGGTATGTGCTGATTCAAAGTTAAAGTTATGTAAGgtgaaatcagaaattttttataaagaagaaagcaaattaaattttaacataggtcgaaatcatttttcaaaatttttatacaggataaagaaaaattttctaaaacttacatttctgtttttttttttttttttttttttttttttttttttaaattggggTGGTGTTAAGACCGATGTAAACCCCCTGACTCCGCCCCTAAAGGTATGAGAAGAGATATGCATTTGTTTGCCTATAAGTTTGGCTATATGTTTTTGCCCTTACACACGAGTTTA
Coding sequences:
- the LOC116245700 gene encoding glucan endo-1,3-beta-glucosidase-like, with the protein product MASSCATMAQPKTISSINLLFMYVLLICLGGRIATMAAATGDYENGNEHVGVCYGLLGNNLPSPPEAIQLIRSKGIRKVRLYDPDAGVLNALRNTGIQVNVGVSNDDLKRLAEDLDFAKDWVQRHILAYLPEVDFRYITVGNEVFGTTAEVHAQYVGPAMGHVYDAISSAGLQGKIMVTTAVHMAVMGTSYPPSAGSFSDRAAPFMRPVVKFLVDTGAPLMLNVYPYFTYKGMRQNLPYALFTANSDVVYDGQLRYRNLFDAMVDSVYSALERYGAGQVRIVVSESGWPSGGENDGFSTIENARTYNQNLVRHVAQGTPKRPGTPIETYIFALFNENQKTPQGTENHFGLFYPNMVPVYPIDFS